From the genome of Candidatus Microthrix subdominans, one region includes:
- a CDS encoding helix-turn-helix transcriptional regulator — protein sequence MTQEGLAEAAEVHATFVSNLERGYRVPSLPTVLRVAAGLGVSAGRLVDGIEA from the coding sequence ATGACGCAGGAAGGCTTGGCGGAGGCGGCCGAGGTACATGCGACGTTCGTGTCGAACTTGGAGCGTGGGTATCGGGTGCCGTCGCTTCCGACGGTGCTGCGGGTGGCGGCGGGGTTGGGCGTCAGCGCGGGCAGGCTTGTCGACGGGATCGAA